The Microcystis panniformis FACHB-1757 region GCAGAGGAATCCGAGCGATTTCTGTCTCTAATTGTTGCCGATTTCTTTGCAGTTGTTCTCGACGAGCATTAATCCTGGCTTTTTCCCGTTCCAACTGCATATTTAGATCAGCTTTTCGGCTATTTAAAGGAGCATATTTTAAAGCTAATCTATCCAATTCCTGAAGACGTTGACGATGATAATTTAATTTCTCTAATCCTGCTTGAATATCCCCCCCTTGCTCGATAATTTTCTGAGTTTCTTGTTCCTGTCTTTCCAATTCTTCTAAACGAGCGCTCGTTTGTTGGATGGGAAGGGTAAATTCGTTAATTTTTTGCTGTAATTTCTGTTCTAATTGTTGTTTATCATACTGGGCCTGTTGCCAAGCTTGTAATTGACTTGACAAACTTGCCTCTTTCTGGTCTAAATTGATTAGGCGCTCGTGTGCAGTAATAATGTCATTTTTGCGATGAAGAATAGTCCTAATTTGATTTAATTGATTGTCTAGACTAACTTTTTCCCGGTCTAATCTCTCGATTTCTGCTAATAAAGCTCGCTCCTGTTCTCTTTGCCACTGCAGCTGTTTTTCCCAATTCTGACGCTGATTTTCTTCCCCTTGCAGTTGCTGTAAACGCCGATTATTTACCTCTTGTTCTTGATTAATTTGGTTAATTTGGCTGCTTAACTCTTGCAGGTGTTCTTGATAAGAATTTTTCTCCTGAAGACGGAGTTTGATAGTTTCTACCTGCTGCTCAATCTGGAGGGACTGTCCATCAAATTGTTTCGATATATCCTTGGCTTTATTTGCTAAAATTTCATAGCGATCAAGTTGTAATAATTCTGCTAAAATCTGTTTACGACCACTGGGAGGCTGTTTCATAAACTCGTCCGCTTGTCCCTGTCGTAAATAAGCAGAATTAATGAAAGTTTTATGGTCTATTTTTAGATAAGTATTAATCTGTGCTTGGGTATCTTTAATACTTTTACCCGATAAAGGACGAAAACTTTGATCATTAATCACCTGAAAATCTAAACCAGAAGCTTTCCCCCCCCGGTGACGACTACGGATAATTTTATAGATTTCTCCCCCATAACTAAACTCGAAATCTACCCGCGCATAATCGCTGCCCGCATGAATCACATCATCACCAATCGAGACGCGACTTTCCCCCCAAATTGCCCAAGTAATTGCTTCGAGTAAAGAGGATTTTCCTGCACCATTGGCACCACAAATACAGGCAGTATGTAATCCGCGAAAATCTAGCACTGCCTCGCGATAACTGAGAAAATTTTTTAGGGTTAATTGTAGGGGAATCATAAGCTGGGGAAGTGGGGAAGTGGGGAAGTGGGGAAGTGGGGAAGTGGGGAAGTGGGGAAGTGGGGAAGTGGGGAAGTGGGGAAGTGGGGAAGTGGGGAAGTGGGGAAGTGGGGAAGTGGGGAAGTGGGGAAGTGGGGAAGTGGGGAAGTGGGGAAGTGGGGAAGTGGGGAAGTGGGGAAGTGGGGAAGTGGGGAAGTGGGGAAGTGGGGAGAATACAGTACAACTTAAAAATTAATCAGAGGATAAAAAACCGGGGAAAAGATAGTTTCAGCGCAATACATCTGGGTGAATCTATTCGGTATCAATAACTCCCTCCTGCAATAACCTCTGATCAAAGCTTAACTGAAATCCAGCCGGGGGCAAATGCGCTTTTTTCTGTTCCCCAGAATTCCCCTCACCATTAGGGATTAAGTAAGTCTTGCGGCTGAAGGATGATGATATTAGGAAGGGGAACAAAGTCATCAGGATTAAAGGTTAATAAATGAGTGATACTATGAGCTTTCATAACAGCCAGAAGCCTAATATCGTGAGTTCTTTTTCCCTTGATGTTATAGTCAGTGACTAATTGAAACCAAAGGGGAAATATCTCTGGCGTTTCTTCGAGGACAGTGAATCTGGTTAGAAATTGATTGATTTGATTTTTAGTTCTTTCAGGAGTCCAGCCTAACCCATTAACCTCAGTAGGACGGGTGGCAACTACCCAAAACTCAATGATAATTTGTGAGGTCAAGCAGCATTTATGTCCTTGCTCTATTAAGATATAGGTCGCATCTCTTGCTAAGGCATAATTAGCGGAAATTCGGTCACTCAGCCTGAGTAAAATATTGGTATCAAATAGATATTTAGCCATCAGTCATAGATAGTTTCACGCCCTAAGGCTTCATCGGGTAATCCGGGGGTATCCTTGGGTTGACTTTCCAGAAATTTTAGCCAATCTTCTGCTTTTTCGTGGGAGGTCATCTCTGCAATTTTTGGCGAAGTTATCTGAGTTAGAAATTGGCTGAAGTTTAAGACTTCTTGTTGTTTTTCTAAAGGAAGTTTTCGCAAGTTTTCGATAACGGCTTGTTCAATATTCATCGAAATTCAGCTTGTCGATTAATCGGCGTACTAAAAAGCATCAATCTCTTCAATACCTGCCGTTTCCCCATTATATCACCCCCCCGCTCTGGCACTGACCAAATCCCCCCACTTGGCTGGGATATTATTCCTACGCAAGTCCCTAACCGCTCAGGGTCCCTCGATTTGCTACTCTAAAGGAAAGATAACCGATTCTTAAAACCAAATCTATGAGCATTCCCGAAATTAGCGTCCATGAACTCGCTCTCCGTTTAGCCGATCATGATCCTAATTTACAACTTATTGATGTGCGCGAACCAGAGGAAGTTGCGATCGCATCTGTAGCCAATTTTACCATTTTACCCTTGAGTCAATACCAAGAATGGTCGCCCACTATTGCCAGCCAATTCAACCCCCAAGCGGAAACCCTCGTTATCTGTCACCATGGCATGAGATCCCTGCAAATGTGCCAATGGCTACAAAGTCAGGGTTTTACTAATGTTAAGAATATTAACGGTGGCATCGATGCTTATTCCCTCCTCGTCGATCCTAATATTCCCCGTTACTAATTTTCATGGCCACCATCGGGAAAAGAGAGAGGCAAACTATCCCCTTTCTCACCATGGATTACTGATAACTGATAACTGATTAAGCGTTATACTGTCTAAAAAAATGTTATAAATCTTTTGTTAAGATTATTCCCCTATGTCCGCTAGAACCCATCTCAGTGATCGCTATCAACATATCTTAAAGGCGACAATCCAACATTATATCGCCACGGCCGAACCGGTTGGCTCGAAAACTCTACTTGATGAGTACAAGTTTACTGTTAGTTCCGCCACGATTCGCAATGCTCTCGGTAAACTGGAAAAAGAAGGTTTACTCTATCAACCCCACACTTCCTCCGGACGCATTCCCTCCGATTGGGGTTATCGTCTCTACGTCGATGAGTTGATGACTCCCGATGACCGTATCGGCGAAAAAATCGGCTATTATCTGCATCAAAACGCTAAATCTCCCGCTTGGAGTCTCGAAAGTCTGCTGCAACGGGCCACCCAACTTTTAGCCGGTTTAAGCGGTTATATCGCTATCGTTACCCTCCCCCACACCCTCACCAATACCCTGCGTCATCTGCAATTAGTCCCCGTCTCGGACCGGCAGATCATGTTAATTATTGTTACAGATAGTTTACAAACACGCTCGGTTATGATAGAAATTCCTGAGTCTATGGCAACGGACAAGAAGGATGGATTAGCAGAAGAATTACAAATCCTCTCTAATTTTCTGGGGGAAAAATTAAAGGGTTATTGCTTGGCAGATTTAATTAACCTCGATTGGCAGCAAATCGAGCGAGAATTTACCCGTTATACCCATTTTCTCCAACAATTAAGCCAGGAAATCGGCGCTAGTCTCCAATCCACTGCCACCCCAGAAATTATCGTCCATGGTGTCGCTGAAGTCATTCGACAGCCCGAATTCGCCCAATGGCAACAAGTACAAATGTTACTGCATCTATTGGAAGCAGAACAGGATCGCCTTTTACCCCTGATTTTACAAAGACCAGAACCGGAAAAATCAGCTAAAAAAGTCAAAATCACTATTGGTTCCGAAAATCCTCTGGAATCCATGCGCCCTTGTACTCTTATCTCCGCTTTTTATAAACAGGGAGATACTCCCGTCGGTAGTGTTGGCATTATCGGACCGACGCGAATGTTATACGAAAATACTATTCCCCTGGTGGAATCCACCGCTAACTATCTCAGCGAGGCTATAAGTAAGTAGATATCCCCCGCAAAGGTTCGGGAATGGGACAATCGACAGTAAACTCTAAAATTGTCTCACCATCCCCCAAATAGCCAGAATTGGCAAAACAGAGCAACATCCGCACCAGCGCCACCCACACCTCCGCATCGAACTCCCAATCCTGTCCCCGACGCGCTCCACAGGCGATCGATTTTAGCGCCCAAAAATAACTATTTCTCACCACTGAGCCGCCTTTTTTGTAAACCGGTACATCCTCATGGTGAATATAAAGAATATCATCTTTAGCGATCGCTCTCATCGGTGGCTAGGAAGGTTGCAGGAATTTTCAGTTGACTGTCCTAGATAATAACATCTTTAGCGATCGCTTGCGTCGCGCCAGAAAACCCACTAAGCTAAGACGCATCTTAACCGCCTATCCTTAGATTAGCTGAATCTCCCCTTACCCCCCGATGTGGGTGGTAGGGTTGATTCATGAATCAACCCTACCTTGAATCAACCCTAGGGGTTGGGGGGGTAGAGTTGCCTCGTCTCAATTTTCTTTCTTTCTCACAAATATGAAGTATAATGTCATCGATAGCTAAACCGCAGTAAAAATGAAATCCTATCCAGTAGAGTTCCGTCAGAAAATCCTCGACTGTTACTATAACGAACCCATCTCTCAAAGACAATTAGCGAAAAGATTCTGCGTAACCCTGAGTTTCGTACAAAAGCTGTTGAAACAATATCGAGAAACGGGAGATGTTCGACCAAAGACTTATCGATGTGGACGTCATTTAAAACTCACTCCAGAACAAATGCTCGTCCTCGGTGAGTTAATTGAGGAAAATAATGACGCAACTCTAGCTGAACTATCGAAACTATTCCTAGAAAGAACTGGTATAGTGTTAAGTGTGGCGACAGTGGCAAGAATAGCCGAACGCTTGAGAATAACCCGCAAAAAAAACTCTACACCCACCCGCACAAGAGACAGAAAAACTACAACAACTTAGACAAGAATAGAAAGTAAGTGGGTGGGTGGAATTAAATATAAGATGAACGTAGGTTGGGTTGAAGCATGAAACCCAACGCCCGCTCATGTTACGCTACCGCTAACCCATCCTACAAATAATTGTGCCTCCCTACTTAGGGTTTGCGGCAAAAAGTTTTTCTTGGAGGCAGGGTGTAGAATGTAGAATAAGATTTCCCGGAAGCAATCTTTTTAATGTCTCATCGCTTCTATTATTTTCATGGTTTCGACGCTGACAGTGCAGACTCGTTGTAATAAGTCAATTACTGTTTCTTTATAATCGACGAAGCGATAATTATTAAATCTTTCGGCGATGGTTTGATCTTTGGGTTTCTTTTCCTTATATTGATCTAATATCCATTCTAAGGCCGAACGATTACCGAGTTTATATTCCCAAGCAATTTTGGGAATATCTTGTAGGAAAGTGATATCATCGAGGTTGATAGAATTTTTTTCTCGGTCGGCTTTTAGTTTAGTTTTTGGTTTGAGGTTATTATTAGTATCAATGCGAGTTAGTGGGTAGGGTGCGACGGTTTCATAGTTGATGTGTAATTCCATTAGTTTGCTTCCCCATTCTACCCATTGAGAGAAGTTATCATAAAAGGGAAGTCGGGGAAATTCTCGCTTGAGATTTAATTCGTATTTACTGCGATATTCCGGGTAGTGAAGGACTGCATAAGTGTAGTGGAAGATATCGAGTTTGGTGATGGTTTTATCGTTGTAATGTTTTTGGAATTGTTGCAATCCCCAATCGGTGATATTATCGATGCGGTTTCCTTCTTTCTCGTAGTAGTAGAGGGGGAGACATTGAGTTTTTTCAAGTGTATCTAAACCAATTAATAAATCACAGGAAAGACAATGAAAAGGCTTGCTTGAACTAATGCCAGAAAAAGCTATTATCTTATTAAAAGACTTTAGATCTAATGAAAACATCTCGTAATGGTTTTCTGTCAATCGATGATTAAATAATTTTTCTGTGTATTGAAATTGCTTAAAATAAGGTCTATATAGAGATAATTGAATTAAATTATCATCGAAATCAGACTTTATTCGAGATTTCCAGAAATTCTCTAAAGAAGAACTCCACTTTATTGAAAAGTCTTGTAATTGATTTTCAACAGAGTAATTGTATTTTTCAATGAAAAAACTAATCTTATTTATTAAACTCTCTTTGAGAGAATCATATACCCACTCATCTCGATTGGTTACTACACCCAATGAAAACAACTTAAACACAGCTTTCTCAGACTTGCCACTTTTGACATCCTTATCAATCAAGGGTAGCAGTTGATAAAAGTCATTATCTGATTGATTGAGCCAATTATGTTTTTTATCTGGGATGATATGCTCAAAATCAAGCTGATTAAGTTTTGTCGATGACAAAAACTCTAATTTTTGCGCTGCTGTATCCAATTCAGGACGGCGAGTATATAAAATTCGACAAGGAAGATTATTACTTTCTCGCTTCACCATTAAACTAATCGCCACCCCCGTCTGAATACCGAAAACATTATGAGTTGTCCCTGAAAGTTTAGGATTTTTCCTGACATTACCACCTAAATCAATGATATAAATTTCACTAAACTCATTCTCTACTACTTTTCTAAATCCATCATAAGCCAACGCATCGATAAAAGAAGAGTTAGTAATAAACGCTATTATACCATTTTTATTTAATCGATCCGAAGCCCAACGAATAAAACGAGTGTACATATCATAGACGACAATTTGATTCTGTGCCTTACCTTCTTTGACATAACTATATTTAATGCGCTTGTCAATCTCTTCATAACTTCGATTTGCATTACCTTGATTAAAATTATCCTGCTTGGCATTATAAGGAGGATTACCAATAATTACAGAAATATTGCGGTCATTTTGATTTTGAATGCGTTGGGTATTCTCCACCGACATGGCAAATAAATCCATCTGCTTGAGATGAAAAGCAGCATGGTCCAGGGTATCCACAAAACAGATATGCTCAAACTCCTCATACTCACCCATCTTCTGCTTGTAGGTGAACTCAATATTCAAATTCGCAATATAATAAGGCAGAATTGCCACCTCGTTACAGTGCATCTCATGCTTATACTTGTACCGTAACTTATCCTTCGGTAAATACTCAATCAACTCCGTTATAAAAGTTCCTGTCCCCGTCGCCGGATCTAAAATTTCTACTCCTGGATCCGCCAACAACTTACCAAAATGCTTGTGGACTAAATAATCGACACTTTCAATCATAAAACGGACAATTTCATTGGGTGTATAGACAATTCCCAACCGGTCCGCCGCTTTCGGATTGTATGCTTTATAAAAATTCTCATAAATCGCCTTGAGAAACTTCTGCTTCTCGTGGTGGTTATAAATATTCGCCGCCGTCCGCCGAATTACTGCATAATAACGTTCAATAGTCCCTAAAGTATTGCGCTTAGTATTACCAGTAAAGAAAGTTTCAATCACTCCCTGTAATTCCCTAGCGATATTATTTTCCCGGTGAAACTGGGACTCATTAAAAATATTGATAAAAATATCCTCTGTCAGAATATGCTGAATAATCATCTCTCGCACATCTTCCAGACTAATTTCTGGATTGATTGACTTGCGACAAATCTCTAAAAATTTGTCCCGCGCTGTCACAAAATTCCGATTCGTCTCCGACTGTCGCGCAATTAAACCCCGCAACGCTTCTAAAATTGTTGGTAAATCTTCCTTAAAACTATCAATTGCCTCTCGAAAATCCTCAACCTCCGGACGTACATAATTGATAAAAGCATTAATAATCCCATCCAAAGCCTCATCATCGCGCATGGAGACGCGCAGTCTTTCCTCTCCTCCTTGAATTAAAACCGCCGTCTGGGAATCTTCAAATAAAATATTGTCATTGGGGTAGCCTTTCGCCAACTTCTTCTCAATTTCTTCATCTAAATTATCGTATTGATCCTTACTTTCCCAATATCCCCAATCTAACCGTAAAGCATCCTTTACCGTCCCGTCAGGATAGACAACTTTTCCCGACTTAGTGCGATAATCCAACTCCGGAATTAACAAAAAATCCCGCGCCTTGCAATAGTCATTTAATAAATTCTGAAAAGCGACTCTAATCGAAGTTTCCTTGCGACTGCCGCCATATTGGACAATCTTCTCAACTTCCGCCTGATACTGGCTGATTAATAATCTAGACATGGGCTTAGAGGAGGTAAATAAGTAGTTATAATCAAAGAGAAGATAGATTTTGGACTCTGATCCCCTGCCCCCCTTATTAAGGGGGGTGCCGATAGGCGGGGGGATCTACCCTTATTAAGGGGGGTGCCGATAGGCGGGGGGATCTACCCTTATTAAGGGGGGTGCCGATAGGCGGGGGGATCTACCCTTATTAAGGGGGGTGCCGATAGGCGGGGGGATCTACCCTTATTAAGGGGGGTGCCGATAGGCGGGGGGATCTACCCTTATTAAGGGGGGTGCCGATAGGCGGGGGGATCTACCCTTATTAAGGGGGGTGCCGATAGGCGGGGGGATCTACCCTTGATAAGGGGGGGTGCCGATAGGCGGGGGGATCTACCCTTGATAAGGGGGGTGCCGATAGGCGGGGGGATCTACCCTTGATAAGGGGGGTGCCGATAGGCGGGGGGATCTACCCTTGATTGTCTTTAATCGGGATGACAGGATTCGAACCTGCGGCCCCTTCGTCCCGAACGAAGTGCGCTACCAAGCTGCGCTACATCCCGAAAATTTTCAGCTAAATCATCATAGCATATTCGGCCTTGAGTGGGTCGAGACTTGCTAGGATATTACAGATATAGGCAAAAATTATCGGAGTAGTTCAGGCGTGACGGTCAAACCAGAGTGGTTACGGGTAAAAGCACCGCAATGGCAGCGAGTCGGCAGTGTTAAGGAGGTTTTACGCGATTTAGGCTTAAATACCGTTTGTGAGGAGGCTTCCTGTCCCAATATCGGCGAATGTTTCCACGCAGGGACGGCTACCTTTTTAATTATGGGTCCTGCTTGCACTCGCGCCTGTCCTTACTGTGATATAGATTTTGAGAAAAAACCCCAACCTTTAGACTCCACGGAACCCCTGCGACTAGCGGCAGCCGTGCAACGTCTCGATCTTAATCATGTAGTGATCACTTCTGTCAATCGCGATGATTTGGCTGATGGGGGTGCTAGTCAATTTGTCCGTTGTATCGAGGAAATTCGCCGCATTTCCCCAAAAACCACCATCGAAGTGCTGATTCCCGATCTTTGTGGCAATTGGCAGGCTTTAGCTTTAATTCTTGCCGCTAAACCTGAAGTTTTAAACCACAATACCGAAACTGTCCCCCGTCTCTATCGTCGCGTGCGTCCCCAGGGTGATTACCAGCGTTCTCTAGAATTATTGCAGCGCGCTCGCGCCATTGTTCCCGCTACCTACACAAAATCGGGCATTATGGTGGGATTGGGGGAAACCGACGAGGAAGTGCGGCAAGTGATGGGCGATTTAAGGGCCGTCGATTGTGATATTCTCACCATCGGGCAGTATCTGCAACCATCGCCAAAACATCTCGGTGTGCAGGAATTTATTACCCCTGAACAGTTCCAAGCTTGGCGCGAATACGGTGAGTCCCTGGGATTTTTACAAATTGTTGCGAGTCCCTTGACAAGAAGCTCTTATCATGCTGAACAAGTCAGAGCCTTGATGAATTTGTACCCGCGAGAGTCTTGAGATGGGGCAGCAATTGCTGAAAAGCTCGTCCTCGGTGGCTAATTTTTCTTTTTAATTCGGGAGACATTTCCGCAAAGGTTAAAGCGTATTCGGGAACATAAAAAATCGGATCGTAACCAAAACCACCTTTACCCCTAGGACTGGTGAGAATTTCTCCCGTACAGATTCCTGTGGCGCTCAAGGCAATCTCACCATCGGGACGTGCGATCGCAATTACACAGACAAAACGGGCCGAACGATCTTGATTATCTCCTAATTCTCTGACGAGGCGATCGATTCTTTCTCGATCATTTTTACCATAGCGGGCCGAGTAAATCCCCGGGGCATTTCCTAACCCGGTTACTTCCAATCCCGAATCATCAGCGATCGACCATTCTCCCAATGTTAGGGCAATTTGAGCAGCTTTTAAATAGGCATTTTCGGCAAAAGTCGCCCCGGTTTCCTCTATCTCTAAATCATCGGGTTTTAACTGCAATTCTAGGTCGATATCGGTTAAGTATTCCCCTATCTCTGCTAATTTACCCGGGTTACTCGTGGCTAGAATTAATTTTTTCATCGAAAATAATCGGTTGGAAACCCCGGCCTAAAAGGACGGCTTGACGTTGAGAATATTTCACTATACACTAAAGCCACAGT contains the following coding sequences:
- a CDS encoding isopentenyl pyrophosphate isomerase, whose protein sequence is MGKWGSGEVGKWGSGEVGKWGSGEVGKWGSGEVGKWGSGEVGKWGSGEVGKWGSGEVGKWGSGENTVQLKN
- a CDS encoding type II toxin-antitoxin system VapC family toxin, whose translation is MAKYLFDTNILLRLSDRISANYALARDATYILIEQGHKCCLTSQIIIEFWVVATRPTEVNGLGWTPERTKNQINQFLTRFTVLEETPEIFPLWFQLVTDYNIKGKRTHDIRLLAVMKAHSITHLLTFNPDDFVPLPNIIILQPQDLLNP
- a CDS encoding rhodanese-like domain-containing protein — protein: MSIPEISVHELALRLADHDPNLQLIDVREPEEVAIASVANFTILPLSQYQEWSPTIASQFNPQAETLVICHHGMRSLQMCQWLQSQGFTNVKNINGGIDAYSLLVDPNIPRY
- the hrcA gene encoding heat-inducible transcriptional repressor HrcA; its protein translation is MSARTHLSDRYQHILKATIQHYIATAEPVGSKTLLDEYKFTVSSATIRNALGKLEKEGLLYQPHTSSGRIPSDWGYRLYVDELMTPDDRIGEKIGYYLHQNAKSPAWSLESLLQRATQLLAGLSGYIAIVTLPHTLTNTLRHLQLVPVSDRQIMLIIVTDSLQTRSVMIEIPESMATDKKDGLAEELQILSNFLGEKLKGYCLADLINLDWQQIEREFTRYTHFLQQLSQEIGASLQSTATPEIIVHGVAEVIRQPEFAQWQQVQMLLHLLEAEQDRLLPLILQRPEPEKSAKKVKITIGSENPLESMRPCTLISAFYKQGDTPVGSVGIIGPTRMLYENTIPLVESTANYLSEAISK
- a CDS encoding helix-turn-helix domain-containing protein, whose protein sequence is MKSYPVEFRQKILDCYYNEPISQRQLAKRFCVTLSFVQKLLKQYRETGDVRPKTYRCGRHLKLTPEQMLVLGELIEENNDATLAELSKLFLERTGIVLSVATVARIAERLRITRKKNSTPTRTRDRKTTTT
- a CDS encoding type ISP restriction/modification enzyme; translation: MSRLLISQYQAEVEKIVQYGGSRKETSIRVAFQNLLNDYCKARDFLLIPELDYRTKSGKVVYPDGTVKDALRLDWGYWESKDQYDNLDEEIEKKLAKGYPNDNILFEDSQTAVLIQGGEERLRVSMRDDEALDGIINAFINYVRPEVEDFREAIDSFKEDLPTILEALRGLIARQSETNRNFVTARDKFLEICRKSINPEISLEDVREMIIQHILTEDIFINIFNESQFHRENNIARELQGVIETFFTGNTKRNTLGTIERYYAVIRRTAANIYNHHEKQKFLKAIYENFYKAYNPKAADRLGIVYTPNEIVRFMIESVDYLVHKHFGKLLADPGVEILDPATGTGTFITELIEYLPKDKLRYKYKHEMHCNEVAILPYYIANLNIEFTYKQKMGEYEEFEHICFVDTLDHAAFHLKQMDLFAMSVENTQRIQNQNDRNISVIIGNPPYNAKQDNFNQGNANRSYEEIDKRIKYSYVKEGKAQNQIVVYDMYTRFIRWASDRLNKNGIIAFITNSSFIDALAYDGFRKVVENEFSEIYIIDLGGNVRKNPKLSGTTHNVFGIQTGVAISLMVKRESNNLPCRILYTRRPELDTAAQKLEFLSSTKLNQLDFEHIIPDKKHNWLNQSDNDFYQLLPLIDKDVKSGKSEKAVFKLFSLGVVTNRDEWVYDSLKESLINKISFFIEKYNYSVENQLQDFSIKWSSSLENFWKSRIKSDFDDNLIQLSLYRPYFKQFQYTEKLFNHRLTENHYEMFSLDLKSFNKIIAFSGISSSKPFHCLSCDLLIGLDTLEKTQCLPLYYYEKEGNRIDNITDWGLQQFQKHYNDKTITKLDIFHYTYAVLHYPEYRSKYELNLKREFPRLPFYDNFSQWVEWGSKLMELHINYETVAPYPLTRIDTNNNLKPKTKLKADREKNSINLDDITFLQDIPKIAWEYKLGNRSALEWILDQYKEKKPKDQTIAERFNNYRFVDYKETVIDLLQRVCTVSVETMKIIEAMRH
- the lipA gene encoding lipoyl synthase, whose translation is MTVKPEWLRVKAPQWQRVGSVKEVLRDLGLNTVCEEASCPNIGECFHAGTATFLIMGPACTRACPYCDIDFEKKPQPLDSTEPLRLAAAVQRLDLNHVVITSVNRDDLADGGASQFVRCIEEIRRISPKTTIEVLIPDLCGNWQALALILAAKPEVLNHNTETVPRLYRRVRPQGDYQRSLELLQRARAIVPATYTKSGIMVGLGETDEEVRQVMGDLRAVDCDILTIGQYLQPSPKHLGVQEFITPEQFQAWREYGESLGFLQIVASPLTRSSYHAEQVRALMNLYPRES
- the rdgB gene encoding RdgB/HAM1 family non-canonical purine NTP pyrophosphatase, whose protein sequence is MKKLILATSNPGKLAEIGEYLTDIDLELQLKPDDLEIEETGATFAENAYLKAAQIALTLGEWSIADDSGLEVTGLGNAPGIYSARYGKNDRERIDRLVRELGDNQDRSARFVCVIAIARPDGEIALSATGICTGEILTSPRGKGGFGYDPIFYVPEYALTFAEMSPELKRKISHRGRAFQQLLPHLKTLAGTNSSRL